The Clostridioides difficile genome has a segment encoding these proteins:
- a CDS encoding putative 2-aminoethylphosphonate ABC transporter substrate-binding protein: protein MKEFIFTCLCIVVITFMTSCISTTPQTTQGKGNNKLTIYAALEEEQIAYYMEGFREEYPNIDVEIVMDSHGVIASKLLAEKDNPQADVIWGLSAMNMIELKEDGALEAYKPKNYDKVDKRFKDTGKDVSWVGMSVPETAIVVNYKELEKLGLDVPKGYNDLIKPEYKGLITMPNPASSGTGYLTVSGLIQMMGEKEAYNYMNKLHKNIATYTHSGSKPAKLAGSGEYPIGITLGYRATQQLSSGEPIEVVFPKEGSGWDLEANALVRKDNIKKEAKLFLDWAISDSAMDRYAHEVAVTSIKTDNPVPKGYSKRPLEQLIKEVDLNSASKNRSAVLKTWESKYGSKSESK from the coding sequence ATGAAAGAATTTATATTTACTTGTCTGTGTATTGTAGTAATTACATTCATGACAAGTTGCATATCAACAACACCACAAACTACTCAAGGAAAAGGAAATAATAAACTTACAATATATGCAGCATTAGAAGAAGAGCAAATAGCTTACTATATGGAAGGATTTAGAGAAGAGTATCCTAATATTGATGTAGAGATAGTTATGGATTCTCATGGTGTAATAGCTTCAAAATTATTGGCAGAAAAGGATAATCCACAAGCAGATGTTATATGGGGATTATCAGCAATGAATATGATAGAACTAAAAGAAGATGGCGCACTTGAAGCATATAAGCCTAAAAACTATGACAAGGTAGATAAGAGATTTAAGGATACTGGAAAAGATGTGTCATGGGTAGGTATGAGTGTACCAGAGACAGCAATAGTGGTTAATTACAAAGAACTTGAAAAATTAGGGCTGGATGTTCCAAAAGGATATAATGATTTAATAAAACCAGAGTACAAAGGTCTTATAACAATGCCAAATCCAGCATCATCTGGTACAGGTTATCTTACAGTATCAGGACTTATTCAAATGATGGGTGAAAAAGAAGCTTATAATTACATGAATAAACTACATAAGAATATAGCTACATATACACATTCAGGTTCAAAACCTGCAAAGCTAGCTGGTTCTGGAGAATATCCAATAGGTATTACACTTGGATATAGAGCTACACAGCAATTGTCTAGTGGGGAACCTATAGAAGTAGTATTTCCAAAAGAAGGTTCAGGCTGGGATTTAGAAGCAAATGCTTTGGTTAGGAAAGACAATATAAAAAAAGAAGCAAAATTGTTTTTAGATTGGGCAATAAGTGATTCAGCTATGGACAGATATGCACATGAAGTAGCAGTGACTTCTATAAAGACAGATAATCCTGTACCAAAAGGTTACTCTAAACGTCCATTAGAACAGTTGATTAAAGAAGTTGATTTAAACTCTGCATCGAAAAATAGAAGTGCAGTATTAAAAACTTGGGAATCAAAGTACGGTTCAAAATCAGAAAGTAAGTAA
- a CDS encoding ATP-binding cassette domain-containing protein, protein MSYLKINNVFKSYDQKRVLNNISLDIEEGEFLCLLGPSGCGKTTLLRIIAGLEDVNSGAIILQDKDITNLEPSKRGFGIVFQSYALFPNMTAYNNIAFPLKEKKVSKEKIDKKVREVLETVGLSNEAHKYPKALSGGQQQRIAIARALALEPKFLLLDEPMSALDAKVRHKLRMDIKKLQKELNITTIMVTHDQEEAITMADKIAILNGGDIMQIGTPEEIYQNPQNLFTAQFIGDTNCFDRGDSILTVRPEYVQIEKSTKENYHGIISNIEFRGNLLRVEIKDKLNENFIISDVSIKEWVNLNLVEGDFVSVSIDEKYYLKYPKVKGA, encoded by the coding sequence ATGAGTTACTTAAAAATAAATAATGTGTTCAAAAGTTATGACCAAAAAAGAGTTTTAAATAATATTAGCTTGGATATTGAAGAAGGTGAATTTCTATGTTTACTTGGACCTAGTGGATGTGGAAAAACTACATTACTTAGAATAATAGCAGGGCTTGAAGATGTAAATAGTGGGGCTATAATTCTTCAAGATAAAGATATTACAAATTTAGAGCCATCAAAAAGAGGTTTTGGGATAGTATTTCAATCATATGCATTATTTCCAAATATGACAGCATATAACAATATAGCTTTTCCGCTTAAAGAAAAAAAAGTATCAAAAGAAAAGATAGATAAAAAGGTTAGAGAAGTACTTGAAACAGTTGGATTGAGTAATGAAGCTCATAAGTATCCTAAAGCATTGTCAGGTGGCCAACAACAGAGAATAGCAATAGCAAGAGCATTAGCACTTGAGCCAAAGTTTTTACTTTTAGATGAGCCAATGTCTGCACTTGATGCAAAGGTTAGACACAAACTTAGAATGGATATTAAAAAATTACAGAAAGAATTAAATATAACAACAATAATGGTAACACATGACCAAGAAGAAGCTATAACTATGGCAGATAAAATTGCAATCTTAAATGGTGGTGATATAATGCAAATAGGGACTCCAGAAGAAATATATCAAAACCCTCAAAACCTATTTACAGCTCAATTTATAGGAGATACAAACTGTTTTGATAGAGGAGATTCCATATTAACTGTAAGACCAGAATATGTTCAAATAGAAAAATCAACAAAAGAAAATTATCATGGAATAATATCCAATATAGAATTCAGAGGAAATCTATTGAGAGTTGAAATAAAAGATAAATTAAATGAAAACTTTATAATAAGTGATGTTTCTATAAAAGAATGGGTTAATTTAAATCTAGTAGAAGGCGACTTTGTAAGTGTAAGTATAGATGAAAAATACTATTTAAAGTATCCAAAAGTTAAAGGAGCATAA